A genome region from Pseudarthrobacter defluvii includes the following:
- a CDS encoding helix-turn-helix domain-containing protein: protein MPLAALARETGISTRTLQRWLRLYRTGGASALDQPSRASASKPKPSRPTRNRSSPTSGRPSSTPKRKARTARPSRSWKPSFRPKKNA, encoded by the coding sequence ATCCCGCTTGCCGCCCTCGCTCGCGAAACCGGGATCAGCACCCGCACTCTTCAACGCTGGCTCCGGCTCTACCGAACTGGTGGCGCGAGTGCTCTTGACCAGCCTTCAAGAGCATCGGCGTCAAAGCCGAAACCATCGAGGCCTACCAGGAATCGATCATCGCCGACGTCCGGCAGACCATCGTCAACGCCCAAGCGGAAGGCGAGGACCGCACGACCATCAAGAAGCTGGAAACCAAGCTTCAGGCCGAAGAAGAACGCATGA
- a CDS encoding helicase-related protein, which translates to MKRLMDTAPDPGLTFEDTGVDYLFVDEAHDYKNLRTVTNIKGAEIAGSMRATDMHLKLEYLRRVHGERVVTMATGTPIANSITEAHVMQRYLRPDLLQAAGVENFDVWGATFGETVTAIEMDAGGRLKNKPRFAKFKNVPEMLRSFHVFADVKLSEDLNLKTPDLARRPGDGERQPELVLIPQPPELADYMKGLADRLDSLSGWAEKGADNALNVYNDGRKAALDLRMVGIEPESGTKIDQVVAKTLKVWEENRDNQYETSFESGTPSTTMGALQIIFCDLGTPSKDTGPDGKPVWTAYQQIKDQLVAGGIQPEQIRFIQEAPKPDQKAQLFAQCRSGEVAVLIGSTAMMGTGTNVQLRAKAIHHVTCPWRPADLTQRDGRIIRQGNANSEVYNFQYATVGSYDSAAWDGIQRKATMIQQVLRGRLDIREIEDVGDLALNAAQIKAATSGNPLVMEKIEADAERTKLERLKRAHEKGQSTLGWTRSSAEAAITRAEAALPAVQAALPRITSTAGENFTATIDGRAYTKRTEAVAAISEWVRTHTPDYGNYYRQERDYGTLATLGGHQLQVRNAGEHSRLGSYQDLAITIKDVPAPPLVLTRMELLEGSSGIITKLENKVATLPDYEAQLRQTIQEKNGILADVEKQAGKPFKYEDKLTQARVKCAELDGRLKASIEPSQPQEAPSTNEMDPMAEKHRRLLAASFPSRPSTTGPSVGPGHTRSSQPLRDRSPGWER; encoded by the coding sequence ATGAAACGGCTCATGGACACCGCCCCCGATCCCGGTCTGACCTTCGAAGACACCGGCGTCGACTACCTCTTTGTCGACGAGGCGCACGACTACAAAAACCTTCGAACCGTCACGAACATCAAGGGCGCCGAAATCGCAGGCTCCATGCGGGCCACCGACATGCACCTGAAGCTGGAGTACCTGCGCCGTGTCCACGGTGAACGGGTCGTCACCATGGCCACCGGAACCCCCATCGCCAACTCCATCACCGAAGCCCACGTCATGCAGCGCTACCTCCGTCCGGACCTGCTCCAGGCCGCCGGGGTGGAAAACTTCGATGTGTGGGGTGCGACGTTCGGTGAAACCGTCACGGCCATCGAGATGGACGCCGGCGGACGCCTGAAAAACAAGCCGCGCTTCGCCAAGTTCAAGAACGTTCCCGAGATGCTGCGCAGCTTCCACGTCTTCGCCGACGTGAAGCTCTCCGAAGACCTGAACCTGAAAACCCCTGACCTGGCCCGCCGCCCCGGCGACGGCGAACGCCAGCCCGAACTGGTGCTCATCCCGCAGCCCCCCGAACTGGCCGACTACATGAAAGGCCTCGCTGACCGGCTGGACTCCCTCTCCGGCTGGGCCGAAAAGGGTGCGGACAACGCCCTGAACGTCTACAACGACGGGCGCAAGGCCGCCCTGGACCTGCGCATGGTTGGTATCGAACCCGAATCCGGAACCAAGATCGACCAGGTCGTCGCCAAGACCCTGAAAGTCTGGGAAGAGAACCGGGACAACCAGTACGAGACCAGCTTCGAGTCGGGCACCCCGTCAACCACCATGGGCGCGCTGCAGATCATCTTTTGCGACCTCGGAACCCCCTCCAAAGACACCGGCCCGGACGGCAAACCCGTCTGGACCGCCTACCAGCAGATCAAAGACCAGCTGGTTGCCGGAGGGATCCAGCCCGAACAGATCCGCTTCATCCAGGAAGCGCCCAAACCGGACCAGAAGGCACAGCTCTTCGCCCAGTGCCGCAGTGGCGAAGTCGCCGTCCTCATCGGCTCCACCGCCATGATGGGCACCGGGACCAACGTGCAGCTGCGCGCCAAAGCCATCCACCATGTCACCTGCCCCTGGCGGCCGGCAGACCTGACCCAGCGCGACGGACGCATTATCCGCCAAGGCAACGCCAATTCTGAGGTCTACAACTTCCAGTACGCCACCGTCGGAAGCTACGACAGCGCGGCCTGGGACGGCATCCAGCGCAAAGCCACCATGATCCAGCAGGTCCTCCGCGGCCGCCTGGACATCCGCGAAATCGAAGACGTCGGGGACCTGGCGCTAAACGCCGCCCAGATCAAGGCGGCAACCAGCGGCAACCCGCTCGTCATGGAGAAAATCGAAGCGGACGCCGAGCGGACCAAACTCGAACGCCTCAAACGCGCCCATGAAAAAGGCCAAAGCACCCTTGGCTGGACCAGATCCTCAGCCGAAGCCGCCATCACCAGGGCAGAAGCAGCACTGCCCGCGGTACAGGCAGCACTGCCCCGCATCACCTCCACCGCAGGAGAAAACTTCACCGCAACTATTGACGGTCGCGCCTACACCAAACGCACAGAAGCGGTTGCCGCCATCTCCGAGTGGGTCCGGACCCACACCCCGGACTACGGCAATTACTACCGGCAGGAACGGGACTACGGAACCCTTGCCACCCTCGGCGGGCACCAGCTGCAGGTCCGCAACGCAGGGGAGCACTCCCGGCTCGGCTCATATCAGGACCTGGCCATCACCATCAAAGATGTCCCCGCTCCTCCCTTGGTCCTGACCCGGATGGAACTGCTGGAAGGAAGCAGCGGAATTATCACCAAGCTCGAAAACAAAGTGGCCACACTGCCGGACTATGAAGCGCAGCTCCGCCAAACCATCCAAGAGAAGAATGGCATCCTTGCCGACGTGGAAAAACAGGCCGGGAAACCATTCAAATACGAAGACAAACTCACCCAGGCGCGGGTGAAATGCGCAGAGCTGGACGGACGGCTCAAAGCCTCCATCGAACCATCCCAGCCCCAAGAAGCGCCCAGCACCAACGAGATGGACCCAATGGCGGAGAAGCACAGGCGTCTGCTTGCCGCCAGCTTCCCCTCCCGGCCCAGCACTACAGGACCTTCTGTCGGCCCCGGCCACACCCGGAGCTCCCAGCCGCTGCGCGACAGGAGCCCGGGCTGGGAACGCTGA
- a CDS encoding DUF2188 domain-containing protein → MAQGDIETYYEDGAWKNKREGSDRAFGAGYGTKDEAAAAGREAAQADKVEHVIKNQDGQIGSKNSYGNDPRNVPG, encoded by the coding sequence GTGGCTCAAGGTGACATCGAGACGTACTACGAAGACGGTGCCTGGAAGAACAAGCGCGAGGGCAGCGACCGCGCTTTCGGCGCCGGCTACGGCACGAAGGATGAAGCGGCGGCCGCGGGCCGCGAAGCAGCCCAGGCGGACAAGGTCGAGCACGTCATCAAGAACCAGGACGGCCAGATTGGATCGAAGAACAGCTACGGCAACGATCCGCGGAACGTCCCGGGATGA
- a CDS encoding three-helix bundle dimerization domain-containing protein, giving the protein MECNEEQHAVVSVINSLAGRFPGRARTDIEDAVCEEYSAFNSGSVRTMVPVLVERAAIQRLQGGRV; this is encoded by the coding sequence ATGGAGTGCAACGAAGAACAGCACGCTGTGGTGTCGGTGATCAATAGCCTGGCCGGCAGATTTCCCGGACGCGCCAGGACCGACATCGAGGACGCCGTCTGCGAAGAGTATTCAGCCTTTAACTCAGGTTCTGTGCGGACGATGGTCCCCGTACTGGTCGAGCGCGCCGCCATCCAGCGACTCCAAGGCGGCCGAGTGTAG
- a CDS encoding glutaredoxin family protein, translated as MTASPTAYTVYTKPECPNCEKTKDYFDSKGITYTAVDITEVPAALEYITAELGYSQAPVVVNNSDDEDHWSGLRRDKLVQAAMMHKAA; from the coding sequence ATGACTGCTTCACCCACCGCTTACACGGTCTACACCAAGCCTGAGTGCCCCAACTGCGAGAAGACGAAGGACTACTTCGACTCCAAGGGCATCACCTACACGGCCGTTGACATCACTGAAGTGCCGGCAGCGCTGGAGTACATCACCGCCGAACTCGGCTATTCCCAGGCGCCCGTTGTTGTGAACAACTCCGATGACGAGGACCACTGGTCCGGCCTGCGCCGCGACAAGCTCGTCCAGGCGGCCATGATGCACAAGGCAGCGTGA
- a CDS encoding single-stranded DNA-binding protein has product MTTPRPVVGYKLSPRIPLEVDLFRQVNPSGRVPTDVVDPYTVEPAIVEPLSEDLYDGYPVPDEGGDDRYLEAISRRMLGDGGLWDEHTANQYQPDDLTHEEPGAAEPQNEPTPDTENITSTRGKGTIMAGETTITVIGNLTSDPELRFTPSGSAVANFTIASTPRTFDRQSNEWKDGETLFLRASVWREAAENVAESLTKGTRVIVTGRLKSRSYETKEGEKRTVIELEVDEIGPSLRYANAKVSRTQRSSQGSANSQPQSAPQDDPWAVPANSNAGGWGNGPDSEPPF; this is encoded by the coding sequence GTGACCACCCCGCGCCCGGTCGTCGGGTACAAACTCAGCCCACGGATCCCGTTGGAGGTGGACCTGTTCCGGCAGGTCAACCCCAGCGGCAGGGTCCCCACCGACGTTGTGGACCCCTACACTGTGGAGCCCGCCATTGTGGAACCCCTCAGTGAGGACCTGTACGACGGCTACCCCGTTCCGGACGAGGGAGGGGATGACCGGTACTTGGAGGCGATTAGCCGCCGCATGCTGGGGGACGGCGGGCTCTGGGACGAACACACCGCGAACCAGTACCAGCCCGACGACCTCACCCACGAAGAACCGGGCGCGGCCGAACCTCAGAACGAACCCACACCAGACACCGAGAACATCACCAGCACACGAGGAAAAGGAACCATCATGGCCGGCGAAACCACGATTACTGTCATTGGAAACCTGACATCGGACCCGGAGCTGCGCTTCACTCCGAGTGGGTCGGCCGTGGCGAACTTCACCATCGCCTCGACGCCCAGGACGTTCGACCGTCAGTCTAATGAGTGGAAGGACGGGGAGACGCTTTTCCTCCGGGCCAGCGTGTGGCGGGAAGCAGCCGAGAACGTGGCCGAGTCCCTGACCAAGGGAACGCGCGTCATCGTCACCGGCCGGCTGAAGTCCCGTTCCTACGAAACCAAGGAAGGTGAGAAGCGCACCGTAATAGAGCTCGAAGTGGACGAGATCGGCCCTTCCCTGCGGTACGCGAATGCCAAGGTCAGCCGCACCCAGCGCAGCTCCCAGGGCAGCGCCAACAGCCAGCCCCAATCCGCCCCGCAGGACGATCCCT